Proteins encoded by one window of Blautia luti:
- a CDS encoding Abi family protein: protein MQTPKKFSSFSDQVSWISDEKGIRIKDREYAEEMLRQIGYFPLMGGYKHLFRISNTKKYKVGTSFEEIVSLYKFDAELRELFFKYLLQIERQMRSLMSYYFTEMYGAEQKQYLDANNYNNTKRNHATIVKLIATLKRATTTTDYTYINYYRKTYGEIPLWVLANVLTFGNLSKMFRVFPQSLKSKVSKNFEPLNQHQMEQFLSVLTKYRNVCAHGERLFTYRTVDAIADTPLHKKLSLPQSGNQYEKGKQDLFAVVIAFRYLLPGKDFLEFKRKLIKEIDRVNREVEHISEIELLNKMGFPENWKNITRYHLN from the coding sequence ATGCAGACACCGAAAAAATTCTCTTCTTTTAGTGACCAGGTTTCCTGGATCAGTGATGAAAAGGGAATAAGAATAAAAGACAGAGAATATGCGGAAGAGATGTTACGGCAAATAGGATATTTTCCTCTTATGGGAGGATATAAACATCTTTTTAGAATATCGAATACAAAGAAATATAAAGTAGGAACAAGTTTTGAAGAAATAGTCAGTCTGTATAAGTTTGATGCAGAGCTTAGAGAGTTGTTCTTTAAATATTTACTGCAGATTGAGCGACAGATGCGTTCTTTGATGTCATACTATTTTACTGAAATGTATGGAGCAGAGCAGAAGCAGTACCTGGACGCTAATAATTATAATAATACAAAAAGAAATCATGCAACAATCGTAAAGTTGATAGCGACCTTGAAACGAGCAACAACGACCACAGATTATACATATATCAACTATTACCGCAAGACATATGGTGAAATTCCATTATGGGTTTTGGCAAATGTACTTACGTTTGGAAACTTATCAAAAATGTTCCGAGTGTTTCCGCAGTCCTTAAAATCAAAAGTATCAAAAAACTTTGAACCTTTGAATCAGCATCAGATGGAACAGTTTCTATCTGTTCTCACTAAGTATAGGAATGTATGTGCCCATGGGGAACGACTGTTTACATACAGAACAGTAGATGCTATTGCGGATACACCGCTTCATAAAAAACTTTCATTACCACAGAGTGGGAATCAGTATGAAAAAGGAAAACAGGATCTGTTTGCTGTGGTGATTGCTTTTAGATATCTATTACCTGGAAAAGATTTTCTGGAATTTAAAAGAAAGCTTATAAAAGAGATTGACCGAGTAAACAGAGAGGTAGAGCATATAAGCGAAATTGAATTATTGAATAAAATGGGTTTCCCAGAAAATTGGAAAAATATTACCAGATACCATTTAAATTAA